The following proteins come from a genomic window of Achromobacter deleyi:
- a CDS encoding acyclic terpene utilization AtuA family protein: MPSSPLLIGCASGFSGDRSDGAAAVVRTLAARGGGTLIFETLAERTLALAQLARNDDPRRGYEPLLDELVAPVLADCLRHGIAIVSNFGAANPVGAARRIAELAAQQGLPAPRVAVIHGDALDAPAQRDLLRQRLGAALEGVDVVSATAYLGATEIAQALAAGAQIVVAGRVADPSLTLGPALAHFGWDPEDWARLGRATMAGHMLECGLQVTGGYFCVPGLKEVPDVHAAGFPIAEIDADGEFVIGKATDTGGAVDARTVKEQLLYEVHDPARYLTPDVIADISQARVEELGGDRVAVRGITGHARPAELKVNVCHHGGWLAEAEISYAGVQAEARARLAADIVQRRLGSALRLRADLIGAISILDDDAGALRRGRPEGHARDVRLRIAGEHADRAMAERVLREVTALYTCGPAGGGGVRTALRPRLNMVSCTIPRDAVHSGWRFLDEIPQ; the protein is encoded by the coding sequence ATGCCTTCCTCTCCCCTGCTCATCGGCTGCGCCTCCGGCTTTTCAGGCGACCGCAGCGACGGCGCCGCCGCCGTGGTGCGCACGCTGGCCGCCCGGGGCGGCGGCACGCTGATCTTCGAAACGCTGGCCGAGCGCACCCTGGCGCTGGCGCAACTGGCGCGCAACGACGACCCGCGCCGCGGCTACGAGCCCCTGCTCGATGAACTGGTGGCGCCGGTGCTGGCGGACTGCCTGCGCCACGGCATCGCCATCGTCAGCAACTTCGGCGCCGCCAATCCGGTCGGCGCCGCCCGCCGCATCGCCGAACTGGCCGCGCAACAAGGCCTGCCCGCGCCGCGCGTCGCCGTGATCCATGGCGACGCGCTCGACGCGCCAGCCCAGCGCGACCTGCTGCGCCAGCGCCTGGGCGCCGCGCTGGAAGGCGTGGACGTGGTCAGCGCCACCGCCTACCTGGGCGCCACCGAGATCGCGCAGGCGCTGGCCGCCGGCGCGCAGATCGTCGTCGCTGGCCGGGTCGCCGATCCGTCGCTGACATTGGGCCCGGCCCTGGCGCACTTCGGCTGGGACCCTGAAGACTGGGCTCGCCTGGGCCGCGCCACCATGGCCGGCCACATGCTCGAATGCGGCCTGCAGGTCACCGGCGGCTACTTCTGCGTGCCCGGCCTGAAAGAGGTGCCGGACGTGCATGCCGCCGGCTTCCCCATCGCCGAGATCGACGCCGACGGCGAATTCGTCATCGGCAAGGCCACCGACACCGGCGGCGCGGTGGACGCCCGCACGGTCAAGGAACAGCTGCTGTACGAAGTGCACGACCCCGCCCGCTACCTGACGCCCGACGTGATCGCCGACATCAGCCAGGCGCGGGTCGAGGAGCTGGGCGGCGATCGCGTCGCGGTGCGCGGCATCACCGGCCACGCCCGCCCCGCCGAACTGAAGGTCAACGTCTGCCACCACGGCGGCTGGCTGGCCGAGGCCGAGATTTCGTACGCCGGCGTGCAGGCCGAGGCGCGCGCCCGCCTGGCCGCCGACATCGTGCAGCGACGCCTGGGATCAGCGCTGCGCCTGCGCGCCGACCTGATTGGCGCCATCAGCATCCTGGACGACGACGCCGGCGCCCTGCGCCGGGGCCGCCCCGAGGGCCACGCGCGCGACGTGCGCCTGCGCATTGCCGGCGAACACGCCGACCGCGCCATGGCCGAACGCGTGCTGCGCGAAGTCACCGCGCTCTATACCTGCGGCCCGGCCGGCGGCGGCGGCGTGCGCACCGCGCTGCGTCCGCGCCTGAACATGGTGTCCTGCACCATCCCCCGCGACGCCGTCCACAGCGGCTGGCGCTTCCTGGACGAGATCCCGCAATGA
- a CDS encoding Bug family tripartite tricarboxylate transporter substrate binding protein yields the protein MRFTLKGRLALLLAALPLTALAQGTPAGFPAKPITFIVPFAAGSATDQIGRAIGQGVTEQTGQAVVIENKPGASAMIGAATAARAAPDGYTVLITTNTTHAANEHLYKTLTYHPIKDYAPISLLGKGGQIMVVNPNSTAKSVGDFLAQARQSPGKLSFGSGSSSSRIAGELLQQMAGVQLLHVPYKSNPLAVTDLLGGQIDMMITDTATGLPQVKSGKLRALGVTGLTRSPLAPDVPTIAESGVPGYEMGYWFAAYAPAGTPPDVVKRLNELLVKATQSAPAKQFYAQTGTDPASSTPDELAQFQLAESKKWGDIIKKAGIQPE from the coding sequence ATGCGCTTTACCCTCAAGGGCCGGCTGGCCCTGCTGCTGGCGGCCTTGCCGCTGACGGCCCTGGCCCAGGGCACCCCGGCGGGCTTTCCCGCCAAGCCGATCACCTTCATCGTGCCATTCGCCGCCGGCAGCGCCACCGACCAGATCGGCCGCGCCATCGGCCAGGGCGTCACCGAACAGACCGGCCAGGCCGTGGTGATCGAGAACAAGCCCGGCGCCAGCGCCATGATCGGCGCCGCCACCGCGGCCCGCGCGGCCCCCGACGGCTACACCGTGCTGATCACCACCAACACCACCCATGCCGCCAACGAGCACCTGTACAAGACGCTGACCTACCATCCCATCAAGGACTACGCGCCGATCTCGCTGCTCGGCAAGGGCGGCCAGATCATGGTGGTCAATCCCAACTCGACCGCCAAGTCGGTCGGCGACTTCCTGGCGCAGGCGCGCCAGTCGCCCGGCAAGCTCAGCTTCGGCAGCGGCAGCTCCAGCAGCCGCATCGCCGGCGAACTGCTGCAGCAGATGGCCGGCGTGCAGCTGCTGCACGTGCCCTACAAGAGCAACCCGCTGGCCGTCACCGACCTGCTCGGCGGCCAGATCGACATGATGATCACCGACACCGCCACAGGCCTGCCGCAGGTCAAGTCCGGCAAGCTGCGCGCGTTGGGCGTGACGGGCCTGACCCGCTCGCCGCTGGCGCCGGACGTGCCCACCATCGCCGAGTCCGGCGTGCCGGGCTACGAGATGGGCTACTGGTTCGCGGCCTACGCGCCGGCCGGCACCCCGCCCGACGTGGTCAAGCGCCTGAACGAGCTGCTGGTCAAGGCCACGCAGAGCGCCCCGGCCAAGCAGTTCTACGCCCAGACCGGCACCGACCCGGCCAGCTCCACGCCCGACGAACTGGCGCAGTTCCAGCTGGCCGAGTCGAAGAAGTGGGGCGACATCATCAAGAAGGCCGGCATCCAGCCGGAATGA
- a CDS encoding ferredoxin--NADP reductase encodes MAAFNTERVLSVHHWNDTLFSFTTTRDAALRFHNGHFVMIGLEVEGKPLLRAYSIASANYEENLEFLSIKVQNGPLTSRLQHLKEGDTILVSRKPVGTLVVDDLRPGKHLFLFGTGTGLAPFMSIIKDPDVYERFDKVILVHGVRWVSELAYADFIENELPNNEFFGDVVRDKLVYYPTVTREPFRNQGRITELMENGKLCADIGIPQINPETDRAMICGSPHMLADISAMLDKRGFVVSPGVGQPGDYVVERAFVDK; translated from the coding sequence ATGGCTGCTTTCAATACCGAGCGTGTACTGAGCGTGCACCACTGGAACGACACCCTGTTCTCCTTTACCACGACGCGTGACGCGGCCCTGCGATTCCACAACGGCCACTTCGTCATGATCGGCCTCGAAGTCGAAGGCAAGCCGCTGCTGCGAGCCTACAGCATCGCCAGCGCCAACTACGAAGAAAACCTCGAATTCCTCAGCATCAAGGTGCAGAACGGTCCGCTGACCTCGCGCCTGCAGCACCTGAAAGAAGGCGACACCATCCTGGTCAGCCGCAAGCCGGTCGGCACGCTGGTGGTCGACGACCTCCGGCCGGGCAAGCACCTGTTCCTGTTCGGCACGGGCACCGGCCTGGCGCCCTTCATGAGCATCATCAAGGACCCGGACGTCTACGAACGCTTCGACAAGGTCATCCTGGTGCACGGCGTGCGCTGGGTCAGCGAGCTGGCCTACGCCGACTTCATCGAAAACGAGCTGCCGAACAACGAGTTCTTCGGCGACGTGGTGCGCGACAAGCTGGTCTATTACCCGACCGTCACGCGCGAGCCGTTCCGCAACCAGGGCCGCATCACCGAGTTGATGGAAAACGGCAAGCTGTGCGCCGACATCGGCATTCCCCAGATCAACCCGGAAACCGATCGCGCCATGATCTGCGGCAGCCCGCATATGCTGGCCGACATCAGCGCCATGCTGGACAAGCGCGGTTTCGTGGTGTCGCCGGGCGTGGGCCAGCCGGGCGACTACGTGGTCGAGCGCGCCTTCGTCGACAAATAA
- a CDS encoding Fe(3+) ABC transporter substrate-binding protein, whose product MSMRPQMTTLLRALALAGAAAFAVPAHAAEEVSLYTTREPKLIQPLLDAFTKESGIKVNTVFVKDGLLERVKAEGAKSPADVLMTVDIGNLLDLVDGGVTQSVKSQTLESVIPANLRGADGKWYALSLRDRVLYVEKDLKLESFRYEDLADPKWKGKVCIRSGQHPYNTAMVASMIAHDGAEATEKWLRGVKANLARKAAGGDRDVARDILGGICDIGLANAYYVGHMKNAEAGTDARKWGDAIKVIRPTFANEKSGGTHVNVSGAAVAAHAPNKANAIKLLDFLVSEPAQALYAQANYEYPVRKGVKLDPVIASFGELKVDPLPLTEIAKYRKQASELVDKVGFDN is encoded by the coding sequence ATGTCCATGCGTCCCCAAATGACCACCCTGCTGCGCGCCCTGGCCCTGGCCGGCGCCGCCGCCTTCGCCGTCCCGGCCCACGCGGCCGAGGAAGTCAGCCTCTACACCACCCGGGAACCGAAGCTGATCCAGCCGCTGCTGGATGCCTTCACCAAGGAAAGCGGCATCAAGGTCAACACGGTATTCGTCAAGGACGGCCTGCTCGAGCGCGTCAAGGCCGAAGGCGCCAAGTCGCCCGCCGACGTGCTCATGACCGTCGACATCGGCAACCTGCTCGACCTGGTGGACGGCGGCGTGACGCAGTCGGTCAAGTCGCAGACGCTGGAATCGGTGATCCCCGCCAACCTGCGCGGCGCCGATGGCAAATGGTACGCCCTGTCGCTGCGCGACCGCGTGCTGTACGTCGAAAAGGACCTGAAGCTGGAATCCTTCCGCTACGAAGACCTGGCCGACCCGAAATGGAAGGGCAAGGTCTGCATCCGCTCGGGCCAGCACCCCTACAACACCGCCATGGTCGCTTCCATGATCGCCCATGACGGCGCCGAGGCCACCGAGAAGTGGCTGCGCGGCGTCAAGGCCAACCTGGCCCGCAAGGCCGCCGGCGGCGACCGCGACGTGGCCCGCGACATCCTGGGCGGCATCTGCGACATCGGCCTGGCCAACGCCTACTACGTCGGCCATATGAAGAACGCCGAGGCCGGCACCGACGCCCGCAAATGGGGCGACGCCATCAAGGTGATTCGCCCGACCTTCGCCAACGAAAAGAGCGGCGGCACCCACGTGAACGTCAGCGGCGCCGCCGTGGCGGCCCACGCGCCCAACAAGGCCAACGCCATCAAGCTGCTGGACTTCCTGGTGTCCGAGCCGGCGCAGGCGCTGTACGCGCAGGCCAACTACGAGTACCCGGTGCGCAAGGGCGTCAAGCTCGACCCGGTCATCGCCAGCTTCGGCGAACTGAAGGTCGATCCCCTGCCTCTGACCGAGATCGCCAAGTACCGCAAGCAAGCCAGCGAACTGGTGGACAAGGTCGGTTTCGACAACTAA
- a CDS encoding ABC transporter permease, translating into MHTDSLPRPLRLRWAERGAGWLAGAALIGLAVLAPVLTLVWWAMGGDLSHWRHLATYVLPQALANTAMLLAGVGVLVTLLGTGSAWLVTAYEFPSRRALTWALLLPLAVPTYIIAFAYLDLLHPIGPIQSAIRALLGYDSPRQFRLPDLRSIQGAIFVLGFVLYPYVYLSTRVMFMTQAASLLEAARTLGAGRYGVFFRVALPLARPAIVVGVSLALLETLNDIGASEFLGVQTLTVSVYTTWVTRSDLAGAAQIALTMLAIVIGLILLERHGRKRQRYANTQRMRPMQPRRLRGPAAALAAVLGWIPVIVGFVAPALYLVVETYKRLHMVGGVSSQLLNGLGNTLIVAFSATIVTLVCGLIVAWAGRTLRESAGFNPGRACARVASLGYAVPGTVLAIGLLTPFVWIDTAVAKIFGGSGLFLMGSMAALVCAYAIRFLAISTGALEAGLARIPPSLEQASRLLGESSTGTLRRVHLPLLRPALAASALLVFVDAMKELPATLLLRPMNFDTLATWLYAEAARGTYEEGAVAALAIVLAGLLPVILLARTNLKMGH; encoded by the coding sequence ATGCATACAGATTCCCTGCCCCGGCCGCTGCGTTTGCGCTGGGCTGAACGCGGCGCCGGCTGGCTGGCTGGCGCCGCCCTGATCGGCCTGGCGGTGCTGGCGCCGGTGCTGACCCTGGTCTGGTGGGCCATGGGCGGCGACCTGTCGCACTGGCGCCACCTGGCCACCTACGTGTTGCCGCAGGCGCTGGCCAACACCGCCATGCTGCTGGCCGGCGTCGGCGTGCTGGTGACGCTGCTGGGCACCGGCTCGGCGTGGCTGGTGACGGCCTACGAATTCCCCTCGCGGCGCGCCCTGACCTGGGCGCTGCTGCTGCCGCTGGCGGTGCCGACCTACATCATCGCCTTCGCCTATCTCGACCTGCTGCACCCGATCGGCCCGATCCAGAGCGCCATCCGCGCGCTGCTCGGCTACGACAGCCCGCGCCAGTTCCGGCTGCCGGACCTGCGCTCGATCCAAGGCGCGATCTTCGTGCTGGGCTTCGTGCTCTACCCCTACGTCTATCTCAGCACCCGCGTCATGTTCATGACGCAGGCCGCCAGCCTGCTGGAAGCGGCGCGCACGCTGGGCGCGGGCCGCTACGGCGTGTTCTTCCGCGTGGCGCTGCCGCTGGCGCGCCCGGCCATCGTGGTCGGCGTCAGCCTGGCGTTGCTGGAAACCCTGAACGACATCGGCGCCTCGGAGTTCCTGGGCGTGCAGACCCTGACCGTGTCCGTCTACACCACCTGGGTCACGCGTTCCGACCTGGCCGGCGCGGCGCAGATCGCGCTGACCATGCTCGCCATCGTGATCGGCCTGATCCTGCTGGAGCGCCACGGCCGCAAGCGCCAGCGCTACGCCAACACCCAGCGCATGCGGCCGATGCAACCACGCCGGCTGCGCGGTCCCGCCGCGGCGCTGGCGGCGGTGCTGGGCTGGATCCCGGTGATCGTCGGCTTCGTCGCGCCGGCGCTGTACCTGGTCGTCGAGACCTACAAGCGCCTGCACATGGTCGGCGGCGTCTCCAGCCAACTGCTCAACGGGCTGGGCAACACGCTGATCGTGGCATTCAGCGCCACCATCGTGACGCTGGTCTGCGGCCTGATCGTGGCCTGGGCCGGCCGCACGCTGCGCGAAAGCGCCGGCTTCAACCCGGGCCGCGCCTGCGCCCGCGTCGCCAGCCTGGGCTACGCCGTGCCGGGCACCGTGCTGGCCATCGGCCTGCTGACGCCGTTCGTCTGGATCGACACCGCCGTGGCCAAGATCTTCGGCGGCAGCGGCCTGTTCCTGATGGGCTCGATGGCGGCGCTGGTATGCGCCTATGCCATCCGCTTCCTGGCCATCTCCACCGGCGCGCTGGAAGCCGGCCTGGCCCGCATCCCGCCGTCGCTGGAGCAGGCCTCGCGCCTGCTGGGCGAGAGTTCGACCGGCACCTTGCGCCGCGTCCACCTGCCGCTGCTGCGCCCGGCGCTGGCGGCCAGCGCGCTGCTGGTGTTCGTGGACGCCATGAAGGAACTGCCGGCCACGCTGCTGCTGCGGCCCATGAATTTCGACACGCTCGCCACCTGGCTCTATGCCGAAGCGGCCCGCGGCACCTACGAGGAAGGCGCCGTCGCCGCGCTCGCGATCGTGCTGGCCGGCCTGCTGCCCGTCATCCTGTTGGCCCGCACCAATCTGAAAATGGGACATTGA
- a CDS encoding ABC transporter ATP-binding protein — protein sequence MPDLLELDHLSLAYDTPKGLRPVVQDLTLGLPAGHIGCLLGESGCGKTTVLRAIAGFEPVRAGRILLDGTVISSPAEQVAPEKRRVGMMFQDYALFPHLSVAQNVAFGLRRLERAERARRVEEMLTLVGLAHVANSYPHEISGGQQQRVALARALAPSPDLLLLDEPFSNLDVDTRERLAFEVREILKTTGHTAILVTHNQAEAFAIADRIGVMAAGRIAQWDTPYNLHHHPADDFVRDFIRREALAEQREQVFERGR from the coding sequence GTGCCCGATCTGCTTGAACTCGATCACCTCTCGCTGGCCTACGACACGCCCAAGGGCCTGCGCCCAGTGGTGCAGGACCTGACGCTGGGCCTGCCGGCCGGCCATATCGGCTGCCTGCTGGGCGAATCCGGCTGCGGCAAGACCACCGTGCTGCGCGCCATCGCCGGCTTCGAGCCGGTGCGCGCCGGCCGAATCCTGCTGGACGGCACGGTCATCTCCTCGCCCGCCGAACAGGTCGCGCCGGAAAAGCGCCGCGTCGGCATGATGTTCCAGGACTACGCGCTGTTCCCGCACCTGTCGGTGGCGCAGAACGTGGCCTTTGGCCTGCGCCGCCTGGAACGCGCCGAGCGCGCCCGCCGGGTCGAGGAAATGCTGACGCTGGTCGGCCTGGCGCACGTCGCCAACAGCTATCCGCACGAGATCTCGGGCGGCCAGCAGCAGCGCGTGGCCCTGGCCCGGGCCCTGGCGCCCTCGCCCGACCTGCTGCTGCTGGACGAACCGTTTTCCAACCTGGACGTGGACACCCGCGAGCGCCTCGCCTTCGAGGTGCGGGAGATCCTGAAAACCACCGGCCACACGGCCATCCTGGTGACGCACAACCAGGCCGAGGCCTTCGCCATCGCCGACCGCATCGGCGTGATGGCGGCCGGGCGCATCGCGCAGTGGGACACGCCCTACAACCTGCACCACCACCCCGCCGACGATTTCGTGCGCGACTTCATCCGGCGCGAAGCGCTGGCCGAGCAGCGCGAACAGGTGTTCGAGCGCGGCCGCTGA
- a CDS encoding Bug family tripartite tricarboxylate transporter substrate binding protein, with the protein MQRFTLNALRGLAALALVHGAAAAQAAGYPAKPIVFIVPYTAGGTTDLVARTAGAKVAEKLGQPVIVENRPGAGGNIGMDAVAKAAPDGYTIGFGAISTNALNPFVYPSMPFDPTKDFTGISMLGASSVVLETGPSLKVDSVKDLVAYAKQHPGTAFGTPGTGTSMHLAGVMFDQLTGVGMQHIPYKGSAQALNDLLGGHLPIMFDNLPASLPHIKSGKVHALAVTGSKRAPALPDVPTLAELGYGGAVVDPWFAVYGPAKMPPEITAALSEAFQAALAMPDVKDKLEQAGFMPYGSTPAEVERLTRSQYESFKALSQKVKLSAD; encoded by the coding sequence ATGCAACGCTTTACCCTGAACGCGCTGCGCGGCCTGGCCGCGCTGGCGCTGGTCCATGGCGCCGCCGCCGCGCAGGCCGCCGGCTATCCGGCCAAGCCCATCGTGTTCATCGTGCCCTACACCGCGGGCGGCACCACCGACCTGGTGGCGCGCACCGCCGGCGCGAAGGTCGCCGAGAAACTGGGCCAGCCCGTCATCGTCGAGAACCGCCCGGGCGCTGGCGGCAACATCGGCATGGACGCCGTGGCCAAGGCCGCGCCGGACGGCTACACCATCGGCTTCGGCGCCATTTCCACCAACGCGCTCAATCCCTTCGTCTATCCGTCGATGCCGTTCGACCCAACCAAGGACTTCACCGGCATCAGCATGCTGGGCGCGTCCTCGGTGGTGCTGGAGACCGGCCCGTCGCTCAAGGTCGACAGCGTCAAAGACCTGGTGGCCTACGCCAAGCAGCACCCGGGCACGGCCTTCGGCACGCCGGGCACCGGCACCTCGATGCACCTGGCCGGCGTGATGTTCGACCAGCTCACCGGCGTCGGCATGCAGCACATTCCCTACAAGGGCAGCGCGCAGGCGCTGAACGACCTGCTGGGCGGCCATCTGCCGATCATGTTCGACAACCTGCCGGCCTCGCTGCCGCACATCAAGTCGGGCAAGGTCCACGCGCTGGCGGTCACCGGCAGCAAGCGCGCGCCGGCCCTGCCGGACGTGCCGACGCTGGCCGAGCTGGGTTATGGCGGGGCGGTGGTGGATCCGTGGTTCGCGGTCTATGGCCCGGCCAAGATGCCGCCGGAAATCACGGCCGCGTTGAGCGAAGCCTTCCAGGCCGCGCTGGCGATGCCGGACGTCAAGGACAAGCTGGAGCAGGCCGGTTTCATGCCCTATGGCTCGACGCCCGCCGAAGTCGAGCGCCTGACCCGCAGCCAGTACGAGTCGTTCAAGGCGCTGTCGCAGAAGGTCAAGCTGTCGGCCGACTGA
- a CDS encoding pirin family protein — MSTLSQPGDSQIETVVVPRSSDLGGFEVRRALPSAQRRTVGPFVFLDHMGPVEFTAGSGIDVRPHPHVGLSTVTYLYEGSMVHRDGAGNTQTILPGEVNWMTAGRGIVHSERSSPESRQAAQRLAGLQIWVGLPKAHEETDPGFTHYGLDAQPVVEGEGVRAQVVAGSLFGKTSAVKTHSPLFYGDMQLRAGAVTVLPAEHEERAAYLAIGSVEIDGQVFESGRLIVFAPGRPVQIRACTDARFAVLGGEPLEGPRFIWWNFVSSSKDRIEQAKEDWQRNRFGQTVPGDETEFIPLPPPRA; from the coding sequence ATGTCCACCTTGTCCCAACCCGGCGACAGCCAGATCGAAACCGTGGTGGTCCCGCGCAGCAGCGACCTGGGCGGCTTCGAAGTCCGCCGCGCGCTGCCCTCGGCGCAGCGCCGCACCGTCGGCCCGTTCGTGTTCCTGGATCACATGGGCCCGGTCGAATTCACGGCCGGCTCGGGCATCGACGTGCGCCCGCATCCGCACGTCGGCCTGTCCACCGTGACCTATCTGTACGAAGGCTCGATGGTGCATCGCGATGGCGCCGGCAACACCCAGACCATCCTGCCCGGCGAGGTGAACTGGATGACGGCGGGCCGCGGCATCGTGCACTCCGAGCGCTCCTCGCCCGAAAGCCGCCAGGCCGCGCAACGCCTGGCCGGCCTGCAGATCTGGGTCGGCCTGCCCAAGGCGCACGAGGAAACCGATCCCGGCTTCACCCACTACGGCCTGGACGCCCAGCCCGTGGTCGAAGGCGAGGGCGTGCGCGCGCAGGTCGTGGCCGGCTCGCTGTTCGGCAAGACCTCGGCCGTCAAGACCCATTCGCCGCTGTTCTACGGCGACATGCAGTTGCGCGCCGGCGCCGTCACCGTGCTGCCCGCCGAACACGAAGAACGCGCCGCCTACCTGGCGATCGGCTCCGTCGAGATCGACGGCCAGGTGTTCGAGAGCGGCCGCCTGATCGTCTTCGCGCCCGGCCGTCCGGTGCAGATCCGCGCCTGTACCGACGCGCGTTTCGCGGTGCTCGGCGGCGAGCCGCTGGAAGGCCCGCGCTTCATCTGGTGGAACTTCGTCTCCAGCAGCAAGGATCGCATCGAGCAGGCCAAGGAAGACTGGCAGCGCAACCGCTTCGGCCAGACCGTGCCGGGCGACGAGACCGAGTTCATCCCGCTGCCGCCGCCGCGCGCCTGA
- a CDS encoding pirin family protein — MLTLRRSAERGHANHGWLDSFHTFSFANYYDPSHMGFGALRVINDDRIAAGRGFGTHGHRDMEIITYVLDGAIAHKDSMGSGSTIQPGNVQRMSAGRGVMHSEFNPRADKETHMLQIWIEPNVTGIAPEYEEKAFTDAQKRGRLQAVVSGDGVDGSMTIHQDVRLYAGLFDGDESATLELAPGRRAWVHVARGSLTVNGVALAAGDAVAISDETRVALSGGDNAEVLVFDLA; from the coding sequence ATGCTTACCCTTCGCCGTAGCGCCGAACGCGGTCACGCCAACCACGGCTGGCTCGATTCGTTCCACACCTTTTCGTTCGCCAACTACTACGATCCCTCGCACATGGGCTTCGGCGCGCTGCGCGTGATCAACGATGACCGCATCGCCGCGGGCCGCGGTTTCGGCACGCACGGCCACCGCGACATGGAGATCATCACCTACGTGCTGGACGGCGCCATCGCGCACAAGGACAGCATGGGCAGCGGCTCCACCATCCAGCCCGGCAACGTGCAGCGGATGAGCGCCGGCCGCGGCGTGATGCACTCCGAGTTCAACCCGCGCGCCGACAAGGAAACGCACATGCTGCAGATCTGGATCGAGCCGAACGTCACCGGCATCGCGCCGGAGTATGAGGAAAAGGCGTTCACCGACGCGCAAAAGCGCGGCCGCCTGCAAGCCGTGGTCTCGGGCGACGGCGTCGATGGCTCGATGACGATCCATCAGGACGTGCGGCTCTATGCCGGCCTGTTCGACGGCGACGAGTCGGCCACGCTGGAACTGGCCCCCGGCCGCCGCGCCTGGGTGCACGTGGCCCGCGGCAGCCTGACGGTCAACGGCGTCGCGCTGGCGGCCGGCGACGCGGTCGCCATCAGCGATGAAACGCGGGTGGCGCTGTCCGGCGGCGACAACGCCGAAGTGCTGGTGTTTGATCTGGCCTGA